A DNA window from Pseudodesulfovibrio thermohalotolerans contains the following coding sequences:
- a CDS encoding AMIN domain-containing protein translates to MSKTFRHLFLFLAVCAVTALAAELLSARQGLAENAARHQVRMAVDFTVLPMVMPDGSEFPVAPGLSPDASAATSSVKTEESASAEHTEKPKAEPAPAPAPVVGETPAMAPSEGPGLIRAVSLNETSQGFGIVVVADRALGDTAIMNLNDPNRLVVDILGTWRHKGDSVIRSEGVVKHLVMGEHPDRFRMVVHFRTPPEEPVRPDIQKAGEELHVLVALP, encoded by the coding sequence ATGTCCAAAACGTTCAGGCACTTGTTTCTTTTCCTGGCGGTCTGCGCCGTGACCGCGCTTGCCGCCGAACTCCTTTCCGCCCGGCAGGGCCTGGCCGAAAACGCCGCGCGCCACCAGGTGCGCATGGCCGTCGATTTCACCGTCCTGCCCATGGTCATGCCCGACGGCAGCGAATTCCCGGTCGCGCCCGGCCTTTCCCCTGACGCATCCGCTGCCACATCCTCCGTGAAGACAGAGGAATCAGCCTCCGCCGAACATACCGAAAAGCCCAAAGCCGAACCGGCTCCCGCCCCCGCGCCCGTGGTGGGCGAGACCCCGGCCATGGCCCCTTCCGAAGGCCCCGGCCTGATCCGTGCCGTGAGCCTGAACGAGACCTCGCAGGGGTTCGGCATCGTCGTGGTCGCCGATCGCGCCCTGGGCGATACCGCCATCATGAACCTGAACGATCCCAACCGGCTGGTGGTCGACATCCTGGGTACGTGGCGACACAAGGGCGACAGCGTGATCCGGTCGGAAGGCGTCGTCAAACATCTGGTCATGGGCGAACATCCGGACCGCTTCCGCATGGTCGTCCACTTCCGCACGCCGCCGGAGGAACCGGTTCGGCCCGACATCCAGAAAGCGGGAGAGGAGCTTCATGTGCTGGTCGCCCTGCCCTGA
- a CDS encoding glycosyltransferase: MRILMFAINDPAGTAIQFCKALNRHTGHSARLVTLETRYTHGWEKDLHIPDLGPDGMEEVSILMREADVFHFHMTCDENQSFGGLKPADHIKGKAVVHHHHGHHDFRSNPESFREKYRRLKRTNLLVSTPDLLKLLPEARWQPNLVPIDDPLLKPMWGRFDDPGQLKVCHSPTRRDLKNTEEFMAAVKYVNRRNVYLSVDLIDDVPNQDCLARKRRCHALFDHMQGYYGVSSLEGLSQGLAVIAGLDDWNRARIAEFAGTGDLPWLTATGQDDLAELLLRLAKDREFCERTGEESRGFMEKCWSDRRIALELAAFYDSLS, encoded by the coding sequence ATGCGCATTCTCATGTTCGCCATCAACGACCCGGCCGGAACAGCCATCCAGTTCTGCAAGGCGTTGAACCGTCATACCGGGCACTCCGCCCGGCTCGTCACCCTGGAGACCCGTTACACCCACGGTTGGGAAAAGGATCTGCACATCCCGGACCTCGGCCCCGACGGCATGGAAGAGGTCTCCATCCTCATGCGCGAGGCCGACGTCTTCCACTTCCACATGACCTGCGACGAGAACCAGTCCTTCGGCGGCCTGAAGCCCGCCGACCACATCAAGGGCAAGGCTGTGGTCCACCATCACCACGGGCACCACGACTTCCGCTCCAATCCCGAATCCTTCCGGGAGAAATACCGGCGGCTCAAGCGAACCAACCTCCTCGTGTCCACCCCGGATCTGCTCAAGCTCCTGCCCGAGGCGCGCTGGCAGCCCAACCTTGTGCCCATCGACGACCCGCTGCTCAAGCCCATGTGGGGCCGCTTCGACGACCCCGGCCAGCTCAAGGTCTGTCACTCCCCCACCCGCCGGGACCTCAAGAACACCGAGGAATTCATGGCGGCGGTCAAATACGTCAACCGGCGCAACGTCTATCTTTCCGTGGACCTCATCGACGACGTGCCCAACCAGGATTGCCTGGCCCGCAAACGGCGCTGCCACGCCCTGTTCGACCACATGCAGGGCTACTACGGCGTATCCAGCCTGGAGGGGCTCTCCCAGGGGCTGGCCGTCATCGCCGGACTGGACGACTGGAATCGAGCCCGCATCGCCGAGTTCGCCGGGACCGGGGACCTGCCCTGGCTGACGGCGACCGGCCAGGACGACCTGGCGGAACTCCTGCTCAGGCTGGCCAAGGACCGGGAGTTCTGCGAACGCACCGGCGAGGAGAGCCGCGGCTTCATGGAAAAATGTTGGTCGGACCGGCGCATAGCCCTTGAGCTGGCCGCCTTTTACGACAGCCTCAGTTAG
- a CDS encoding Hpt domain-containing protein, whose translation MNDVSRREGNPARNGAVFDPAEASRALGLTLEEFAPLLAKAAEEIRCRLDAVRQGVAEEDLRAVALNSHTLKSVVATLRAEAVREAAIDMERSAKAGECARCAGMLVCLEECVAELLAELDRV comes from the coding sequence ATGAACGATGTTTCCAGACGCGAAGGAAATCCGGCCCGGAATGGAGCCGTTTTTGATCCGGCCGAAGCCAGCCGGGCCTTGGGGCTCACCCTTGAGGAATTCGCTCCCCTGCTGGCCAAGGCGGCCGAAGAAATCCGGTGTCGGCTCGATGCCGTGCGGCAGGGGGTGGCCGAGGAGGATTTGCGCGCAGTGGCCCTGAACAGCCATACGTTGAAGAGCGTGGTCGCGACGCTGCGAGCCGAAGCCGTTCGCGAGGCCGCCATCGACATGGAACGGAGCGCCAAGGCGGGCGAGTGCGCGCGTTGCGCCGGGATGCTGGTCTGTCTCGAAGAGTGCGTCGCCGAACTGCTGGCGGAGCTGGATCGCGTCTGA
- a CDS encoding flavodoxin family protein — MKVVAFNGSARKGGNTAEMIKRALAKLEAQGIETEMIELSGKKMHGCIACYKCAENKDRRCAVKNDFLNECIEAMDAADGIILASPTYFATITTEMSALIDRAGMVGLVNGNMFTRKVGAAIVAARRGGAMQTFNTLNSFFFIQQMIVPGSRYWNMGFGREKGEVLKDEEGMLTMDILGENMAWLMQKIHA, encoded by the coding sequence ATGAAAGTCGTCGCGTTCAACGGGTCCGCCCGAAAAGGCGGAAACACCGCCGAAATGATTAAACGCGCCCTGGCCAAGCTGGAAGCTCAGGGTATCGAAACCGAAATGATCGAACTGTCGGGCAAGAAAATGCACGGCTGCATCGCCTGCTACAAATGTGCCGAGAACAAGGACCGCCGCTGCGCCGTCAAAAACGACTTCCTCAACGAATGCATCGAGGCCATGGACGCGGCCGACGGCATCATCCTCGCCTCGCCCACCTACTTCGCGACCATCACCACCGAAATGAGCGCGCTCATCGACCGGGCGGGCATGGTCGGCCTGGTCAACGGCAACATGTTCACCCGCAAGGTAGGCGCGGCCATCGTCGCCGCCCGGCGCGGCGGAGCCATGCAGACCTTCAACACCCTCAATTCCTTCTTCTTCATCCAGCAAATGATCGTCCCAGGCTCCCGCTACTGGAACATGGGCTTCGGCCGCGAAAAAGGCGAAGTCCTCAAGGACGAGGAAGGGATGCTCACCATGGACATCCTCGGCGAAAACATGGCCTGGCTCATGCAGAAAATCCACGCGTAA
- the pstB gene encoding phosphate ABC transporter ATP-binding protein PstB — translation MTTTIKVSSTNLDFHYGDFKALEDISIDFESNRVTALIGPSGCGKSTYLRCINRMNDLIPGTRVDGKMTLDGQEIYAPGLDVVSLRRRIGMVFQKPNPFPKTIFENVAYGLRVNGVKDKQFMEQKVEESLQGAALWDEVKDRLHTSALGLSGGQQQRLCIARALAVEPEVLLMDEPASALDPIATQKIEDLIHELKKEFTIIIVTHSMQQAARVSDRTAFFYMGKLIEVDDTKTMFTNPANKQTEDYITGRFG, via the coding sequence ATGACGACGACCATAAAAGTGTCTTCCACCAACCTGGATTTCCACTACGGAGACTTCAAAGCGCTGGAAGACATAAGCATCGACTTCGAGTCCAACAGGGTCACCGCACTCATCGGACCGTCCGGGTGCGGCAAGTCCACATATCTTCGCTGCATCAACCGCATGAACGACCTCATCCCGGGTACCCGGGTGGACGGCAAGATGACCCTGGACGGCCAGGAAATCTACGCCCCCGGCCTGGACGTGGTGTCCCTGCGCCGACGCATCGGAATGGTCTTCCAAAAGCCCAACCCCTTCCCCAAGACCATTTTCGAGAACGTGGCCTACGGCCTGCGCGTCAACGGCGTGAAGGACAAGCAGTTCATGGAACAGAAGGTCGAGGAGAGCCTACAGGGCGCGGCCCTGTGGGACGAGGTCAAGGACCGTCTGCACACCTCCGCGCTGGGACTGTCCGGCGGCCAGCAGCAGCGGCTGTGCATAGCCCGCGCCCTGGCCGTGGAACCCGAGGTTCTGCTCATGGACGAACCCGCTTCCGCCCTGGACCCCATCGCCACCCAGAAGATCGAGGACCTGATCCACGAGCTCAAAAAGGAATTCACGATCATCATCGTCACCCACTCCATGCAGCAGGCGGCCCGCGTGTCCGACAGGACGGCCTTCTTCTACATGGGCAAGCTGATCGAGGTTGATGACACCAAGACCATGTTCACGAACCCCGCCAACAAGCAGACGGAAGACTATATCACGGGCCGTTTCGGTTAA
- a CDS encoding PAS domain S-box protein — translation MFRRISYLIPPLLGILVAVFVYVGYRTDRDNHTERVRGKVVQTINESKASLDASIGTGVRLASAMEAFLKVSPELDQAQFVVLAEALLANMPAVRSLQLARNDVVSHSYPFWNTNGVIGTDLTKIQPLRTLIQRAKVSGRRQVLIPGGRVFEPEEIVILAPVFLPGNGAPSNYWGVICVHLDAPTLFRSAGIGVSGGVLLALRDKTPQEGQNPILAGDPVVFDMTPMVRSISVPSGEWLLAGAPSGGWRVSPHRNAILITGLLAVVILPASLWAIVVIVMGRLKDRERYYQLVHSAKSIILRINMDGDIVFCNEYAEDFYGYAPGELIGKPLVGTLVPRKALEGRSMRRYLDRLLLDPSAHPFNEAMNLRRNGEIVWVAWANDSVRSKDGATVGLLCVGTDITDRKLMEEALRQREKQYRLLAENVTDIIWGLDADYHFTYVSPSDEVVRGFKRSDVLGRHIEDFLTPASKTRFKDILRVLDDQADTQGPLTSVTEDLEFTCFDGASVWLESHLGILFNEEGERIGLQGVSRDITDRKLAEALREDVERMARHDLKTPLGAVIGLPEEIRKRGNLDAGQETMLATIENAGASMLELINRSLDLYKMECGTYVLNRTTVDVLDVLEQIKAESLPHISGKGISVGIEVLGSEVVGILPVSADAELFRSMLSNLVTNALEASPEGGSVSIVIEKRGGLTISIRNQGEVPLSVRETFFDKYSTSSPARGSGLGTYSARLIARTHGGDITVETSAPGETRVIITLPQ, via the coding sequence ATGTTCAGACGCATCTCCTACCTCATCCCACCGCTCCTCGGCATTCTCGTGGCCGTGTTCGTCTACGTCGGCTATCGCACGGATCGGGACAACCATACCGAAAGGGTGCGCGGCAAGGTGGTTCAGACCATCAACGAGAGCAAGGCGAGCCTGGATGCGTCCATCGGCACGGGCGTCCGCCTGGCCTCCGCCATGGAGGCGTTCCTCAAGGTCTCCCCGGAGTTGGATCAGGCCCAATTCGTTGTGCTGGCCGAGGCGTTGCTGGCGAACATGCCTGCGGTGCGCTCTCTGCAACTCGCCCGAAACGACGTCGTTTCCCATTCCTATCCTTTCTGGAACACCAACGGCGTGATCGGAACGGACCTGACCAAGATTCAACCTTTGCGAACGCTGATCCAGCGGGCCAAGGTCTCCGGTCGGCGGCAGGTTCTGATCCCTGGCGGCCGTGTCTTTGAGCCGGAGGAGATAGTCATTCTGGCCCCGGTGTTTCTCCCCGGCAACGGTGCCCCGTCCAACTACTGGGGCGTTATCTGCGTTCACCTCGACGCCCCGACGCTGTTTCGGAGCGCGGGCATCGGCGTATCGGGCGGCGTCCTCCTCGCCCTGCGGGACAAGACCCCTCAGGAAGGACAGAACCCCATACTCGCGGGTGATCCCGTGGTCTTCGACATGACCCCCATGGTCCGGAGCATCTCGGTTCCGTCGGGCGAGTGGCTTCTGGCCGGTGCCCCCAGCGGTGGCTGGCGGGTCTCCCCCCACCGCAACGCCATCCTCATCACCGGGCTTCTGGCCGTGGTGATTCTCCCCGCCTCGCTGTGGGCCATCGTCGTCATCGTCATGGGCCGCCTCAAGGACAGGGAGCGTTACTATCAGCTCGTGCACAGCGCCAAGTCCATTATCCTGCGCATCAACATGGACGGTGACATCGTTTTCTGCAACGAATACGCGGAAGACTTCTACGGCTACGCGCCCGGTGAACTCATAGGCAAGCCCCTGGTGGGCACCCTGGTTCCGCGCAAGGCCCTGGAAGGACGCTCCATGCGCCGCTATCTGGACCGGCTGCTTCTCGATCCCTCGGCTCATCCCTTCAACGAAGCCATGAATTTGCGCCGCAACGGCGAAATAGTCTGGGTGGCCTGGGCGAACGACTCGGTCCGCTCCAAGGATGGGGCCACCGTCGGCCTGCTCTGCGTGGGAACCGACATCACCGACCGCAAGCTCATGGAAGAAGCCCTGCGCCAGCGCGAAAAGCAGTATCGGCTTCTGGCCGAGAACGTCACGGACATCATCTGGGGGCTGGACGCGGACTATCACTTCACCTACGTAAGTCCCTCGGACGAGGTCGTGCGCGGCTTCAAGCGGTCCGATGTCCTGGGCCGCCATATTGAGGATTTCCTCACCCCCGCTTCCAAAACCCGGTTCAAGGATATCCTTCGGGTGCTCGACGACCAGGCCGACACCCAGGGCCCCCTTACCTCCGTGACCGAGGACCTGGAATTCACCTGCTTCGACGGAGCCTCCGTCTGGCTTGAATCCCACCTCGGCATCCTCTTCAACGAGGAAGGCGAGCGCATCGGCCTACAGGGCGTCAGCCGCGACATCACCGACCGAAAGCTGGCCGAGGCCCTGCGCGAAGACGTGGAACGCATGGCCCGACACGACCTCAAGACGCCGCTGGGCGCGGTCATCGGCCTGCCCGAAGAGATACGCAAGCGCGGCAATCTCGACGCGGGGCAGGAAACCATGCTCGCCACCATCGAAAACGCGGGCGCGTCCATGCTCGAACTCATCAACCGTTCTCTGGATCTCTACAAGATGGAGTGCGGCACCTATGTCCTCAATCGGACCACCGTGGATGTCCTCGACGTGCTTGAGCAGATCAAGGCCGAATCCCTGCCCCATATCAGCGGAAAGGGGATCAGCGTGGGCATCGAAGTCCTTGGCAGCGAAGTGGTGGGTATCCTGCCTGTTTCCGCCGACGCCGAACTCTTTCGCTCTATGCTCTCCAACCTCGTGACCAATGCCCTCGAAGCCTCCCCCGAAGGCGGGTCCGTGTCTATCGTCATCGAAAAGCGCGGCGGACTGACCATCTCCATCCGAAACCAGGGCGAAGTCCCCCTGTCCGTGCGCGAAACCTTCTTCGACAAATATTCCACCTCCAGCCCGGCCCGGGGCTCCGGCCTCGGCACCTACTCGGCGCGCCTCATCGCCCGCACGCATGGCGGCGATATCACCGTGGAGACCAGCGCGCCGGGCGAGACCCGCGTTATCATCACTCTGCCGCAATAG
- a CDS encoding winged helix-turn-helix transcriptional regulator: MGETCSLKVCGEKKYYCSVELTLQVIGGKWKPIIIHRLGSEGTMRFSEVKRSIPNITQKMLTQQLRELESDGVVRREVYAQVPPKVEYSLTELGESVMPVIGYLCRWGERYEEWYAERPSESGTEREGISLFSR, from the coding sequence ATGGGCGAGACGTGTTCCCTGAAGGTTTGCGGCGAAAAAAAGTATTATTGCAGCGTGGAACTGACCCTTCAGGTCATCGGCGGCAAATGGAAGCCGATCATCATACATAGGTTGGGGTCCGAGGGGACCATGCGTTTCAGCGAGGTGAAGCGGTCCATCCCGAACATCACCCAGAAGATGCTCACCCAGCAGTTGCGCGAGCTGGAGTCGGACGGCGTGGTCCGGCGCGAGGTGTATGCGCAGGTTCCGCCCAAGGTCGAGTATTCCCTGACGGAGTTGGGGGAGAGCGTCATGCCGGTCATCGGCTACCTCTGCCGTTGGGGCGAGCGGTATGAGGAGTGGTATGCGGAGCGGCCGTCCGAGAGCGGAACGGAGCGTGAGGGGATTTCCCTTTTCTCGCGGTAG
- a CDS encoding zinc dependent phospholipase C family protein — protein MKLILILSCLFVALLPDQALAWGPGVHLALGNVVLGNLGCLPPLLAALLSRHREAFLYGSLSADIFIGKGTRIKPGHSHNWVTGFKLLRSAPDPRVTAYAYGYLTHLAADVVAHNYFVPNTLADMRSGSKLSHVYVEAQADRRFRQEHETALALLRMPNRAPDDTLLSAMHRRRLPFLVKKQLLKGSLSLTGRKSWTGSLRLADRLLHSSRVNRGLDEMFSLSENLVFDCLNELDNSPAVSFDPIGSGNLRLVREMRMKRQAVEQFIPDEDLLSIQRPLADSGQPVLGRVGS, from the coding sequence ATGAAGCTGATTCTGATCCTTTCCTGCCTGTTCGTTGCGCTTTTGCCCGATCAGGCTCTAGCTTGGGGACCGGGGGTGCACCTGGCCCTGGGTAATGTCGTGCTCGGCAACCTGGGCTGTCTGCCGCCGTTGCTGGCCGCGCTCCTGTCGCGTCATCGCGAGGCGTTCCTCTACGGCAGCCTGTCCGCCGATATCTTCATCGGCAAGGGAACCCGGATCAAGCCCGGCCACAGCCATAACTGGGTGACCGGCTTCAAGCTCCTCAGGTCCGCCCCGGACCCGCGCGTCACGGCCTATGCCTACGGCTACCTGACCCATCTGGCGGCCGACGTGGTGGCCCACAACTATTTCGTGCCCAATACCCTGGCCGACATGCGGTCCGGTTCCAAGCTTTCCCATGTCTACGTGGAAGCCCAGGCCGACCGTCGTTTCCGCCAGGAACATGAGACCGCCCTGGCCCTGCTTCGGATGCCCAACCGCGCTCCGGACGACACCCTGCTTTCGGCAATGCATCGCCGCCGTCTGCCTTTCCTGGTCAAGAAGCAATTGCTCAAGGGAAGCCTTTCCCTGACCGGGCGCAAGTCCTGGACCGGCTCCCTGCGGCTGGCCGATCGCCTTCTTCATTCCTCGCGGGTCAACCGTGGACTGGACGAGATGTTTTCCCTGTCGGAGAACCTGGTTTTCGATTGCCTGAACGAGCTCGACAACTCCCCGGCCGTGTCCTTCGACCCCATCGGCAGCGGCAATCTCCGCCTGGTTCGCGAGATGCGCATGAAGCGGCAGGCCGTGGAGCAGTTCATTCCGGACGAGGACCTGCTCTCCATCCAGCGTCCTCTCGCGGACAGCGGACAGCCCGTTCTGGGCAGAGTCGGGAGCTAG
- the phoU gene encoding phosphate signaling complex protein PhoU, protein MEQRAHFSKKLEDLKVMVLRMAALSESAVHKAIRAYLENDADLAESVIVGDEAINEMEDDIDNFSLELLALDQPMAVDLRTIVGAQRITVNLERLGDEAVNLAHRAIFLSTRPPMPHNPKMEDLSNTAKKMLSESLKAYVDDDVSLAGQVCRMDDKADDLTIAILRQMVADMVAESRIVERGVHAIIGARHLERIGDLATNVAETVVFIVEGTSMKHNCRG, encoded by the coding sequence ATGGAACAACGCGCACATTTTTCCAAAAAGCTCGAAGACTTGAAGGTCATGGTCCTGCGCATGGCGGCCCTGTCCGAGTCTGCCGTGCACAAGGCCATCCGCGCCTATCTCGAAAACGACGCGGACTTGGCCGAATCGGTCATCGTCGGCGACGAAGCCATCAACGAGATGGAAGACGACATCGACAACTTCAGCCTGGAACTCCTCGCCCTTGACCAGCCCATGGCCGTCGACCTGCGAACCATCGTCGGCGCGCAGCGCATCACGGTCAACCTGGAGCGGCTCGGCGACGAGGCGGTCAACCTGGCCCATCGGGCCATCTTCCTGTCCACCAGGCCGCCCATGCCCCACAACCCCAAGATGGAAGACCTGTCCAACACGGCGAAGAAAATGCTCTCCGAATCGCTCAAGGCCTACGTGGACGACGACGTCTCCCTGGCCGGACAGGTCTGCCGCATGGACGACAAGGCCGACGACCTGACTATCGCCATCCTGCGGCAGATGGTGGCCGACATGGTCGCCGAATCCCGCATCGTGGAACGGGGCGTGCACGCCATCATCGGCGCGCGCCACCTGGAACGCATCGGCGACCTGGCGACCAACGTGGCCGAAACCGTTGTCTTCATCGTGGAAGGCACCAGCATGAAACACAACTGCCGGGGCTGA
- a CDS encoding nitroreductase family protein — protein MDTLEALCTRRSVRKFEDKPVPEEMVRQILEAAMMAPSAGNGQPWQFIVINERERLDAMANLHPYVQMVLQAQVGIIVCGDLSKEKYPGYWVQDCAAAMQNVLLAGHALGLGSVWTGIYPKEERVAGYRAMFNIPEHVIPLGFAPIGWPAQRPKSESRFNPNRVHYNTY, from the coding sequence ATGGATACCCTGGAAGCACTGTGCACCCGGCGCAGCGTACGTAAATTCGAAGACAAGCCCGTCCCCGAGGAAATGGTCCGCCAAATCCTCGAGGCCGCCATGATGGCCCCCAGCGCGGGCAATGGACAGCCCTGGCAGTTCATCGTCATCAACGAACGAGAACGGCTCGACGCCATGGCAAATCTGCACCCCTACGTGCAGATGGTCCTGCAAGCGCAGGTGGGCATCATCGTCTGCGGCGACCTGAGCAAGGAAAAATACCCGGGCTACTGGGTGCAGGACTGCGCCGCCGCCATGCAAAACGTGCTTCTCGCCGGCCATGCGCTCGGCCTGGGTTCGGTCTGGACCGGCATCTACCCCAAGGAAGAGCGCGTGGCGGGATACCGGGCCATGTTCAACATCCCCGAGCACGTCATTCCCCTCGGCTTCGCCCCCATCGGCTGGCCCGCGCAACGGCCGAAATCCGAAAGCCGCTTCAACCCCAACAGGGTTCACTACAACACCTACTAG
- a CDS encoding chemotaxis protein CheD, with protein MNTMGPGLPRVFLQTGDCFIGVQPTLVTTILGSCLAVTIHAPGMGIGTICHAFLPDSTASPHHPHGAEPQICRFVDTALQNMLETMDKIGVPRRDLVIKMFGGGQGVAIGNVEPPGSYNVGRRNVEMAKKLLKFARLDIRAQDIGGPQGRKLMFNTLTGDVWVKKLAKAQFSGDGNGPTGSGF; from the coding sequence ATGAATACAATGGGGCCGGGGCTGCCCAGGGTCTTTTTGCAAACGGGCGACTGCTTCATCGGGGTGCAGCCCACCCTGGTGACCACCATTCTCGGGTCGTGCCTGGCCGTGACCATCCACGCGCCCGGAATGGGCATCGGCACGATCTGCCACGCCTTTCTGCCGGACAGCACGGCGTCGCCCCACCACCCCCATGGCGCGGAGCCGCAAATCTGCCGGTTCGTGGACACGGCCTTGCAAAACATGCTCGAAACAATGGACAAAATCGGCGTGCCGCGCAGAGACCTGGTCATCAAGATGTTCGGCGGGGGCCAGGGAGTGGCGATCGGCAACGTGGAGCCTCCGGGCTCCTACAACGTCGGCAGGCGCAACGTCGAGATGGCCAAGAAGCTGCTCAAGTTCGCCCGCCTGGACATCCGGGCCCAGGACATCGGCGGACCGCAGGGGCGCAAGCTCATGTTCAACACCCTGACCGGCGACGTCTGGGTCAAGAAACTGGCCAAGGCCCAATTCTCCGGCGACGGCAACGGCCCGACCGGCTCCGGATTTTGA